Proteins encoded in a region of the Mariprofundus ferrinatatus genome:
- the leuS gene encoding leucine--tRNA ligase: MSDRYEAEGIEAKWQQRWIDADIDSASDDPADGRESYYCLVMFPYPSGNLHMGHVRNYCLGDAVARYKRMNGFNVLHPIGWDAFGLPAENAAIKHHRPPAEWTYANIDQMREQLKRLGLSYDWSREIATCRPEYYRWEQWLFTRLMQKGLAYQQDAEVNWCDPCHTVLANEQVVDGVCWRCDTPVIRKNLKQWFIRITDYAEELLADLDKLSGWPEKVVGMQRNWIGKSTGAEVAFGIEGSDETLDIFTTRPDTLMGVTYMAVAAGHPLAQKAAENNNELAAFIKACSKMSTKEADVETMEKRGMPTGFNAVHPISGETVPIWVANFVLMGYGTGAVMSVPAHDERDHAFAKKYALPIRQVIRPAEGEWDIDAEAFTEAGLLVNSGEFNDLDSVAAKQAITIWLAENGKGSERVQYRLRDWLVSRQRYWGAPIPVVHCSDCGAVAVPDEMLPVELPTHLQPTGGASPLTECDEFKHTECPKCGRPAQRELDTFDTFMESSWYMNRYTSPRSESAMVDAEAMGRWAPVDQYIGGVEHAVLHLLYARFYHKLMRDAGLFTSEQGGDEPFKNLLTQGMVLKDGSKMSKSKGNTVDPKAIIDTFGADTARLFTLFAAPPEKELEWNDAGVEGAHRFLKRVWRLLEKLDGDDSTAEEDAAAVKALRFAIHSTIQRVTHAFEHGFAFNVAIAALMELSNTLQSFEPKGKAGMAAFREGLQAVAAMLAPFVPHFACEVGEVLGMDEMAVISNWPKVDSTALEKNEITLVVQIQGKKRGEITIAKDADQESAMAAAQADPAISKWLENMQVVKVILVPGRLLNIVVRPA; this comes from the coding sequence GTGTCTGATCGTTACGAAGCAGAGGGAATCGAAGCAAAATGGCAGCAGAGGTGGATCGATGCCGATATCGACAGCGCCAGTGATGATCCGGCCGATGGACGTGAGAGTTATTACTGCCTGGTAATGTTCCCCTATCCGTCCGGCAACCTGCATATGGGCCACGTGCGCAACTACTGTCTTGGTGATGCTGTGGCCCGCTATAAGCGCATGAACGGGTTTAACGTACTGCACCCGATCGGCTGGGATGCCTTCGGCCTGCCGGCCGAGAATGCTGCGATCAAGCATCATCGTCCACCGGCTGAGTGGACCTATGCCAACATCGACCAGATGCGCGAGCAGTTAAAACGGCTCGGGCTCTCCTACGACTGGTCACGAGAGATCGCTACCTGCAGGCCTGAATACTACCGCTGGGAGCAGTGGCTATTTACCCGCCTGATGCAGAAGGGACTTGCCTATCAGCAGGATGCGGAGGTGAACTGGTGCGATCCGTGCCATACGGTGCTGGCCAACGAGCAGGTGGTGGACGGTGTCTGCTGGCGCTGTGATACCCCGGTTATCCGCAAGAACCTGAAACAGTGGTTTATCCGCATTACCGATTATGCCGAGGAGCTGCTGGCCGATCTGGATAAGTTATCCGGTTGGCCTGAAAAGGTTGTCGGCATGCAGCGTAACTGGATCGGCAAATCGACCGGTGCAGAGGTCGCATTCGGTATCGAGGGTTCAGACGAAACGCTGGATATTTTCACCACCCGCCCGGACACCCTGATGGGGGTCACCTACATGGCGGTGGCAGCAGGCCACCCGCTGGCACAAAAGGCGGCCGAAAATAACAACGAGCTTGCGGCATTCATCAAAGCGTGCAGTAAAATGTCGACCAAGGAAGCCGATGTCGAAACGATGGAGAAGCGGGGCATGCCGACAGGCTTCAACGCGGTGCATCCGATCAGCGGTGAAACAGTTCCGATCTGGGTCGCCAACTTCGTGCTGATGGGTTATGGCACGGGGGCTGTGATGAGTGTGCCAGCGCATGATGAACGCGATCATGCCTTTGCCAAAAAATACGCTCTTCCGATCAGACAGGTGATCCGACCTGCCGAGGGTGAATGGGATATTGATGCGGAGGCATTCACCGAGGCGGGTCTGCTGGTGAATTCGGGCGAGTTCAATGATCTCGACTCCGTGGCCGCCAAACAGGCCATCACGATCTGGCTGGCAGAGAACGGAAAGGGCAGTGAGCGTGTGCAGTACCGCCTGCGTGACTGGCTGGTATCGCGTCAGCGCTACTGGGGTGCGCCGATTCCTGTGGTTCATTGCAGTGATTGTGGTGCGGTTGCGGTTCCGGACGAAATGTTGCCGGTAGAGCTGCCAACCCACCTTCAGCCGACAGGCGGTGCGTCACCACTGACCGAGTGTGACGAGTTCAAGCATACCGAGTGTCCGAAATGCGGCAGGCCTGCCCAGCGCGAACTCGATACTTTCGATACGTTTATGGAGTCCTCCTGGTACATGAACCGCTATACATCTCCGCGCAGTGAATCTGCGATGGTGGATGCAGAAGCGATGGGCCGCTGGGCACCTGTCGATCAGTATATCGGTGGTGTGGAGCATGCAGTGCTGCATCTGTTGTATGCACGCTTCTATCACAAGCTGATGCGTGATGCCGGCCTCTTTACATCCGAGCAGGGCGGCGATGAGCCATTCAAGAATCTGCTGACGCAGGGGATGGTGCTGAAAGACGGCTCCAAGATGTCCAAGTCGAAGGGCAATACGGTTGATCCCAAGGCGATTATCGACACCTTCGGCGCCGATACAGCCCGTCTCTTCACTCTTTTTGCCGCGCCTCCCGAGAAGGAGCTGGAGTGGAACGATGCCGGTGTCGAGGGGGCACACCGTTTCCTGAAACGTGTCTGGCGTCTGCTGGAGAAGCTGGATGGAGACGACAGTACAGCTGAAGAGGATGCTGCAGCGGTGAAGGCATTGCGCTTTGCGATCCACTCGACCATCCAGCGCGTTACGCACGCATTCGAGCACGGTTTTGCCTTTAACGTTGCGATTGCAGCCCTGATGGAGCTCTCCAATACGTTGCAGTCGTTTGAGCCGAAGGGGAAAGCGGGTATGGCGGCTTTCCGTGAAGGGCTACAGGCAGTGGCTGCGATGCTGGCCCCATTCGTGCCACACTTCGCCTGCGAGGTCGGTGAGGTTCTCGGCATGGACGAGATGGCTGTGATCAGCAACTGGCCAAAGGTGGACAGTACTGCGCTGGAGAAGAACGAGATCACACTGGTGGTTCAGATTCAGGGCAAGAAACGCGGCGAAATCACCATCGCCAAGGATGCCGATCAGGAGAGCGCAATGGCGGCAGCACAAGCCGACCCTGCGATCAGTAAATGGCTTGAGAATATGCAGGTTGTAAAGGTTATTCTCGTTCCCGGTCGTCTGCTCAATATCGTGGTCCGCCCCGCATGA
- a CDS encoding adenosylmethionine-8-amino-7-oxononanoate aminotransferase, translating to MKRLIACAAMVGALLLSGCGYHLVGHGDGIGAIPADVRTVSLIVRGSSDRQLEPMLRQRLKSDSYALIEPQDVIDQEAHANLHVNMSRLIFTPSAYDAAGVETEYRMVFSGSLMLEREGKAIWQSGVIRSHGDVYVAGGPASIEASRERLYDDLRKQWLQDALGRLRSGF from the coding sequence ATGAAGCGACTGATTGCTTGCGCGGCAATGGTGGGGGCGTTGTTGCTCTCCGGCTGCGGTTACCATCTGGTCGGCCACGGCGATGGTATCGGGGCGATTCCTGCCGATGTTCGGACAGTCTCACTGATTGTTCGAGGCAGCAGCGACCGTCAACTTGAGCCGATGCTCAGGCAGCGGTTGAAATCAGACAGCTATGCCCTGATTGAGCCACAGGACGTGATCGATCAGGAGGCACATGCCAATCTGCATGTGAACATGTCACGCCTTATCTTTACACCCTCGGCTTATGATGCAGCAGGCGTGGAAACCGAATATCGCATGGTCTTTTCAGGAAGTCTGATGCTCGAGCGTGAAGGTAAGGCTATCTGGCAGAGTGGTGTGATCCGTAGTCATGGCGATGTCTATGTGGCCGGAGGGCCGGCCTCCATCGAGGCATCTCGCGAGCGACTCTATGATGATCTGCGCAAGCAATGGCTTCAGGATGCGCTGGGCCGTCTGCGATCCGGGTTTTGA
- the holA gene encoding DNA polymerase III subunit delta: protein MRLTPARLLLAEQSSYYLHGEDEDAIFESAEALLAAGVPDAVRIRVDINELATVEQESRNQGLFGPSICYALVRNAQSANPKQSEHLLKLARTVSEGNRLIICAPGIDWKKALHKKMKSEQLIAECEFSKPDEAAFARWLEAEIKKSGLNVAPDALLWMSDRLCGMRLAARQMIERLGWYDDGEGAEIGLDTVSELLGERAPGALEEWCHAVAMRKPFALTLVRRLLHEQQVAEVQMISWLGTRMQQILMYRWFQSRNDRNALQAARVFGDARRKVGEESRVWKGSELALAVKRIIDAEKLVKGATIEDRPVVIERLTLDLVERERLGA, encoded by the coding sequence ATGCGGCTGACTCCTGCACGACTGCTGCTGGCAGAACAGAGCTCCTATTACCTGCATGGTGAAGATGAGGACGCTATTTTCGAGTCGGCCGAGGCGCTGCTGGCCGCAGGGGTGCCCGATGCGGTGCGTATCCGCGTCGATATCAATGAACTGGCCACGGTGGAGCAGGAGTCGCGCAATCAGGGGCTGTTCGGGCCATCCATCTGTTATGCGCTGGTGCGCAATGCGCAATCCGCCAACCCCAAACAGAGCGAACACCTGCTGAAGCTTGCGAGGACAGTTTCCGAAGGCAACCGGTTAATCATCTGTGCACCAGGCATTGACTGGAAAAAAGCGCTGCATAAAAAGATGAAATCGGAGCAGCTGATTGCCGAGTGCGAATTCAGTAAACCCGACGAGGCTGCATTTGCGCGGTGGCTTGAGGCGGAGATCAAAAAGAGCGGCCTGAATGTGGCACCCGATGCGCTGCTCTGGATGAGCGATCGTCTCTGCGGGATGCGGCTTGCCGCAAGGCAGATGATCGAGAGACTCGGCTGGTATGACGACGGGGAAGGGGCGGAGATCGGACTAGATACGGTTTCAGAGCTGCTCGGAGAGCGTGCGCCGGGGGCGCTGGAAGAGTGGTGCCACGCTGTTGCGATGCGCAAGCCCTTCGCGCTGACACTGGTGCGAAGGCTGTTGCATGAGCAGCAGGTGGCCGAGGTGCAGATGATCTCCTGGCTGGGAACCCGCATGCAGCAGATTCTGATGTACCGCTGGTTCCAGTCGCGAAACGATCGCAATGCGCTTCAGGCCGCACGCGTGTTTGGTGATGCCCGACGCAAGGTTGGTGAGGAGTCGAGGGTATGGAAGGGGAGTGAACTGGCGCTGGCAGTCAAGCGGATCATCGATGCGGAGAAGCTGGTGAAAGGGGCCACGATTGAAGACCGCCCCGTGGTTATTGAGCGGCTGACGCTTGATCTTGTCGAGCGGGAGAGACTGGGCGCATGA
- the bioA gene encoding adenosylmethionine--8-amino-7-oxononanoate transaminase — MSDQENWLAFERRHVWHPYASMYNPSPAYPVRRAVGVELQFEDGRRVIDGMASWWCAIHGYNVPELNAAVEIQLRDMSHVMFGGLTHRPAADLARKLLEITPANMEHVFFADSGSVSVEVAMKMALQFWQAKGHPEKNRLLTIRSGYHGDTFGAMSVCDPETGMHHLFAGVLAKQLFAAAPTVKSDEQWSDSQIASFRSRIKTHHHELAAVILEPIVQGAGGMRFYAPEFLRQVRALCDEYGVLLILDEIATGFGRTGTMFASEHAGIEPDIMCLGKALTGGYLTLAATLCSKAVSDGIHAEDGEGGSGVLMHGPTFMANPLACAVALASIDMLLASPWQQRVQAIARQLERELSPCRDMDAVADVRVKGAIGVIEMREAVNVAEVQRRLIEQGVWLRPFGKLLYTMPPYVISSAQLSRVTNAMCSVCAGT; from the coding sequence ATGAGCGATCAGGAGAACTGGCTCGCTTTTGAGCGCCGGCATGTCTGGCACCCCTATGCATCGATGTACAACCCGTCACCGGCCTATCCGGTCAGGCGTGCCGTAGGGGTGGAGCTGCAATTTGAGGATGGGCGTCGTGTCATCGATGGCATGGCTTCGTGGTGGTGTGCGATCCACGGTTACAATGTGCCCGAGCTCAATGCGGCAGTGGAGATTCAGCTGCGTGATATGTCGCATGTAATGTTCGGCGGGCTGACCCATCGGCCTGCAGCAGATCTGGCCAGAAAACTTCTCGAAATAACACCGGCAAATATGGAGCATGTTTTCTTTGCCGATTCGGGCTCTGTGTCGGTCGAGGTGGCGATGAAGATGGCGCTGCAGTTCTGGCAGGCAAAGGGCCATCCAGAGAAAAACCGCCTGCTGACTATCCGCTCCGGTTATCACGGAGACACTTTTGGAGCGATGAGTGTCTGTGATCCCGAAACCGGCATGCATCACCTGTTCGCAGGCGTTCTGGCCAAGCAGCTGTTTGCCGCTGCGCCGACCGTGAAAAGCGATGAGCAGTGGAGTGATTCACAGATCGCATCATTCCGGTCGCGCATCAAAACACATCACCATGAACTTGCTGCCGTGATCCTTGAACCGATTGTGCAGGGAGCCGGCGGTATGCGCTTTTACGCCCCTGAATTCCTGCGTCAGGTACGGGCACTCTGTGATGAGTACGGCGTGTTGCTGATTCTTGATGAGATTGCTACCGGCTTTGGCCGAACCGGAACCATGTTTGCCAGTGAACATGCGGGTATCGAGCCCGACATTATGTGTCTCGGCAAGGCGTTGACCGGTGGATATTTGACGCTGGCGGCAACACTCTGCTCGAAAGCGGTATCTGACGGCATCCATGCAGAGGACGGGGAGGGGGGCTCCGGCGTGCTGATGCATGGTCCGACATTTATGGCCAATCCGCTCGCCTGTGCCGTGGCGCTGGCCAGTATCGACATGCTGCTTGCGTCACCCTGGCAGCAGCGTGTACAGGCGATTGCCCGTCAGCTGGAGCGGGAGCTTTCGCCCTGCCGTGATATGGATGCCGTAGCCGATGTGCGCGTAAAAGGGGCGATCGGTGTGATCGAGATGAGAGAGGCGGTTAATGTCGCAGAGGTGCAGCGCCGGTTGATTGAACAGGGCGTCTGGCTGCGCCCGTTCGGCAAGCTGCTCTATACCATGCCGCCCTATGTGATCTCATCCGCACAGTTAAGCCGTGTCACGAATGCGATGTGCTCGGTTTGTGCCGGGACCTGA
- a CDS encoding radical SAM protein, translated as MGNKLNTHNHDRDAAGMTYVYPVVSRRAGGVSVGINLNPNNACNWHCAYCQVPELTRGVAPEIDLEQLRSELHSMLDAICNGEFMTRRVAEDSRRLCDIAISGNGEPTSCREFDRVVEVIVELMQQFDLHIPLRLISNGSYVHKAHVQRGLKLMAAHQGEVWIKVDAVNEEAIRRINGVKLDGERLRQQVETVARICPSWIQTCLMAWDNQPPAEAEIVQYVEFISALKRDAVPLRGVLLYGLARPSMQQEAGHLQPLDAGWMKLMAGRIEACGLKVSLSL; from the coding sequence ATGGGTAACAAATTAAATACACATAATCATGATCGGGATGCGGCAGGCATGACCTATGTCTACCCGGTGGTGTCACGCCGGGCAGGCGGTGTATCGGTTGGCATCAATCTCAATCCGAACAACGCCTGCAACTGGCACTGTGCTTATTGCCAGGTGCCTGAACTTACACGCGGTGTGGCGCCTGAGATTGACCTTGAACAGTTACGTTCAGAACTGCACAGCATGCTGGATGCGATCTGTAACGGGGAGTTCATGACCCGGCGTGTTGCTGAAGATAGCCGCAGGCTCTGCGATATCGCCATATCGGGGAATGGTGAGCCGACCAGTTGCAGGGAATTTGATCGGGTGGTCGAGGTGATTGTTGAGCTGATGCAACAGTTTGATCTCCATATTCCGCTGCGTTTGATCAGTAACGGCTCCTACGTACACAAGGCTCATGTGCAGCGAGGCCTGAAGTTGATGGCCGCGCACCAGGGTGAGGTCTGGATCAAGGTTGATGCCGTAAATGAGGAGGCGATCAGGCGGATCAATGGAGTCAAACTCGATGGTGAGCGTTTGCGTCAGCAGGTGGAGACGGTGGCGAGAATATGCCCGAGCTGGATTCAGACCTGCCTGATGGCCTGGGATAATCAGCCACCTGCAGAGGCGGAGATTGTTCAATATGTTGAGTTTATTTCAGCCCTGAAAAGGGATGCTGTGCCGCTTCGGGGGGTGCTGCTCTACGGGCTTGCTCGTCCATCCATGCAGCAGGAGGCAGGGCACCTGCAGCCCCTGGATGCCGGCTGGATGAAGCTGATGGCCGGAAGAATTGAAGCATGCGGTCTTAAGGTCTCCCTCTCCCTCTGA
- a CDS encoding Crp/Fnr family transcriptional regulator: MEMIDMLKKVPLFAELNEGELKAVAALAKSIEMRKKNIVFQEFDIGDSMYVILNGEVKVSTYSADGREVVLALLGKGSFFGELSLLDAEPRSATVTTMSDAKLAHIRRRDLSPLLLEQPAITLKILKELAIRLRRTSRVLERISSMDVPHRLYAYLTEHCQRFSQADDDGWYSTVLPTHQLLADQLSTSRETISRAISQLKKDGVLVQGEGRGKMRVDVDALEDRLDEF; the protein is encoded by the coding sequence ATGGAAATGATTGATATGCTCAAAAAAGTGCCACTGTTTGCCGAACTCAATGAGGGCGAACTCAAAGCGGTTGCAGCGCTCGCCAAGAGTATTGAGATGCGCAAGAAAAACATCGTGTTTCAGGAGTTCGATATTGGCGACTCCATGTATGTGATCCTTAATGGCGAGGTGAAGGTCTCAACCTATTCGGCCGATGGGCGCGAAGTTGTACTTGCACTGCTCGGTAAGGGTTCGTTCTTCGGAGAGCTCTCCCTGCTTGACGCAGAGCCGCGCTCAGCCACTGTCACAACCATGAGCGATGCCAAGCTGGCTCATATCCGCAGGCGTGACCTGTCGCCGCTACTGCTGGAACAGCCCGCCATCACCTTGAAGATCCTTAAAGAACTGGCCATTCGCCTGCGCCGCACCAGCCGCGTACTTGAGCGCATCAGCAGCATGGATGTTCCACACCGGCTTTACGCTTACCTCACCGAACACTGCCAGCGTTTCAGCCAGGCTGATGATGATGGGTGGTACTCCACTGTTTTGCCGACCCACCAGCTTCTCGCTGATCAGCTCTCCACCAGCCGCGAAACCATTTCACGTGCAATCAGCCAGCTCAAGAAGGATGGTGTTCTGGTTCAGGGTGAAGGGCGTGGAAAAATGCGCGTCGATGTTGATGCACTCGAAGATCGACTGGACGAATTTTAG
- a CDS encoding DUF190 domain-containing protein, with translation MTEGSCLRIYLTESDRIDGRPATEAILELCRDSGLRGVSVLRGIEGLGGHGVHSASFLSLSSDLPILVEAIDTTDAINSALEQMKSHLGQCMVATWPVSLMRYGDDDGND, from the coding sequence GTGACTGAAGGCTCGTGCCTGCGCATCTACCTAACAGAATCTGACAGAATCGATGGCAGACCAGCTACCGAGGCCATTCTCGAACTGTGCCGTGATTCGGGCCTGCGCGGGGTTTCCGTGCTTCGCGGCATTGAAGGCTTGGGTGGACACGGTGTTCACTCCGCATCTTTTCTCTCACTTTCCAGTGACCTGCCAATTCTGGTGGAAGCTATTGATACGACGGATGCGATTAACAGTGCACTGGAACAAATGAAATCACACCTGGGGCAGTGCATGGTGGCAACCTGGCCGGTATCACTGATGCGCTATGGAGACGACGATGGAAATGATTGA
- a CDS encoding sensor domain-containing diguanylate cyclase: protein MIDKWSKRFSIEDKGLKLQFRIFSLLLLLGPVMVFSYILTDLATLTDLLQAKYIVPYLLSLIIVLSVLALLQTMFSHLSRISLAMQQGSEQQLIELTRVQGANELRGIVDSFGVLLKQYQEASGALERRAVELLLIKELAEEASANLDLKTLLNSLLDKVMQINRAKIGSVFLVDESGERLKVVSSRGVGREEIDGISIAVKDSLASLVLDGREGELLVENIETDSRVRKKNDPKYGSPSFLLLPVRAGEKIIAVINLAHKSNGEMFRQEDVDLATIMIQEVGFALENARIHTEIKDHARRLEQQTAALQEEIHRRMIAEKELEKLAHKDTLTGLANRHMFIDRIEVAVAMAHRHQAKLAVMFVDLDMFKAINDTLGHAAGDEVLCEVSRRMQACLRETDLIARYGGDEFTVILTEVSDSEGINNVASKIIHTLQQPIEVKGETRSVGCSIGIAIYPDDAEDYESLIRHADKAMYISKRVAGSSFHYYATVASRI, encoded by the coding sequence GTGATTGATAAGTGGTCTAAGAGATTCAGCATCGAAGATAAAGGACTGAAGCTTCAGTTCCGGATTTTTTCACTATTGCTGCTCCTTGGCCCCGTGATGGTCTTTTCTTATATCCTCACCGATCTGGCTACGCTGACCGACCTTCTTCAGGCCAAATATATTGTCCCTTACCTCCTGTCGCTGATTATCGTGCTGAGTGTTCTGGCGTTACTGCAAACCATGTTCTCCCACCTCTCCAGAATCTCTCTGGCGATGCAACAGGGTTCGGAGCAACAGCTGATTGAATTGACCCGTGTTCAGGGTGCCAACGAGTTACGGGGTATTGTGGATAGTTTCGGGGTGCTCCTGAAACAGTATCAGGAGGCGAGCGGCGCACTTGAGCGCCGGGCCGTTGAGTTGCTGCTGATCAAGGAGCTGGCAGAAGAGGCGAGTGCAAACCTTGACCTGAAAACGCTGCTCAACTCCTTGCTCGATAAGGTGATGCAGATAAACAGGGCAAAAATTGGTTCGGTATTTCTCGTTGATGAGAGTGGAGAGAGATTGAAGGTGGTAAGCTCCAGGGGTGTTGGTCGAGAGGAAATTGATGGAATCTCGATAGCAGTGAAGGACTCCCTCGCATCACTTGTTCTGGACGGTCGGGAAGGGGAACTTCTGGTCGAGAATATCGAAACAGATAGCCGTGTCAGGAAAAAGAATGATCCGAAATACGGCTCGCCCTCATTTCTGCTGCTACCGGTTCGTGCCGGCGAGAAAATCATCGCAGTCATCAATCTGGCGCATAAGAGTAATGGCGAAATGTTCAGGCAGGAGGATGTCGATCTTGCCACTATTATGATTCAGGAGGTCGGGTTTGCACTTGAGAATGCCCGTATCCACACCGAAATCAAAGATCATGCCAGACGCCTTGAGCAGCAAACCGCTGCCCTGCAGGAGGAGATCCACCGCCGCATGATTGCAGAAAAAGAGCTTGAGAAACTTGCTCACAAAGACACGCTAACCGGCCTTGCCAACCGTCATATGTTTATCGACCGGATTGAAGTGGCTGTTGCAATGGCACATCGACATCAGGCCAAGCTGGCTGTGATGTTTGTGGATCTGGACATGTTCAAGGCCATCAATGACACACTGGGCCATGCCGCTGGTGACGAAGTATTGTGCGAAGTTTCCAGGCGCATGCAGGCATGCTTGCGGGAAACGGATCTGATTGCCCGTTATGGCGGTGATGAATTTACCGTGATTCTCACGGAAGTGAGCGATAGCGAGGGCATCAACAATGTTGCCAGCAAGATTATTCATACACTGCAACAACCGATCGAAGTCAAAGGGGAGACGCGTTCTGTCGGCTGCAGTATCGGCATTGCCATCTATCCGGATGACGCCGAGGATTATGAAAGCCTGATTAGGCATGCGGACAAGGCGATGTACATTTCCAAGCGGGTTGCGGGAAGCAGCTTCCATTATTACGCGACAGTCGCCAGTCGCATCTGA
- a CDS encoding N-carbamoyl-L-amino acid amidohydrolase, whose product MFIRVEKKTLEEKIISSEEMVRVLESDLKPDEVDEALTDMVLGTYEHRTATAIYKYRA is encoded by the coding sequence ATGTTCATCAGAGTCGAAAAGAAAACACTGGAAGAAAAGATCATCAGCAGCGAAGAGATGGTTCGGGTACTGGAATCGGACCTGAAGCCTGATGAGGTTGATGAGGCTTTAACCGATATGGTCTTAGGGACGTACGAACACCGCACTGCAACCGCTATCTATAAATACAGGGCATAG